The Flavobacteriaceae bacterium 3519-10 genome includes a window with the following:
- a CDS encoding ATP-dependent DNA ligase has product MALEQYRNKRSEHKTPEPFGGKPSGKELKFVVQKHHASHLHYDFRLEMDGVLKSWAVPKGPSLDPKVKRLAMMVEDHPYDYRNFEGSIPKGQYGGGTVIVWDEGTYEHDDASESVKKQEKSLLADLKSGKLKFRLNGHKLKGEFALVKAYGRGEDSWLLMKLNDEFATAEDITLMDESVISNKTIDEMAEAPDKIYGQKSEKKKPAISKKATPKKSAKTKNAQIAEVIEEPTADISKILKAAPQQKFYTSVEPMLATLVDQPFDSDEWIYEVKWDGYRAVAFMNEGEVEMKSRNDKSFNEKFYPIYDELKKMNINAILDGEVVVLGTEGKANFGALQNWRSESDGDLVFYVFDLLWYEGKDLKSLPLTTRKQILDEILPKSETVMKSEVFETSGIEFLEAAKKMDLEGIMAKRKDSRYHIKNRTKDWLKIKANKRQEVVIGGYTLNDDSRKLFSSLLVGVYEGTKLVYTGKVGTGFNAKCQREMMDMFAPLVTDKPPFDKEPDVNKPSRFRPDPPHATVTWLKPKLLCEVSFTELTTDGIMRHPSFQGMRTDKSAKTVTLETEQPVAEIVKDDTMIISTRKKADRKTLLNPKDKSQVKKVNGHELKFTNLDKIFWPDEKLTKRDLINYYYQVAPYILPYLKGRPQSMNRYPDGIEGESFYFKDVTGKAPDWAETLGYVSESDGRERRYLVGKDEATLLFMANLGCIEMNPWNSTIKKPDHPTFCIIDLDPDENTFDQVIETAQVTKQLLDSMGAPSYCKTSGSTGLHIYIPLGNKYTYEQSKEFARALVTLVHQELPEITSIERIIKKRKGKMYLDFLQNRPHATIAAAYSVRPKPGATVSMPLHWDEVKKGLKMKDFTMQNALERIKSEGDIFKPVLGKGIDLEKVLRKFEESRK; this is encoded by the coding sequence ATGGCTCTGGAACAGTACCGCAATAAAAGATCTGAACATAAAACACCCGAACCATTTGGCGGCAAACCTTCAGGAAAGGAACTTAAATTTGTCGTACAGAAGCATCACGCTTCACATCTTCATTACGATTTCCGGCTCGAAATGGATGGGGTGCTCAAAAGTTGGGCGGTACCGAAAGGGCCGTCGCTCGATCCGAAGGTCAAACGTCTGGCGATGATGGTTGAGGATCATCCTTATGATTACCGCAACTTCGAGGGCTCGATTCCGAAGGGACAGTATGGAGGTGGAACCGTAATTGTGTGGGATGAAGGCACCTACGAACATGACGATGCATCCGAAAGTGTTAAGAAACAGGAAAAATCGCTGCTTGCAGATTTGAAGTCGGGTAAACTTAAGTTCCGGCTCAACGGGCATAAGCTCAAAGGCGAATTTGCACTTGTAAAAGCCTACGGACGCGGAGAAGATAGCTGGCTGCTCATGAAACTTAATGACGAATTTGCAACTGCTGAAGACATTACTTTAATGGATGAGTCCGTTATTTCAAATAAAACAATCGACGAAATGGCCGAAGCACCGGATAAAATTTATGGCCAGAAATCCGAGAAAAAAAAACCTGCAATTTCAAAAAAAGCTACTCCGAAAAAGTCCGCGAAAACAAAGAATGCACAAATCGCAGAAGTAATAGAAGAACCCACGGCAGATATCTCCAAAATTTTAAAGGCCGCACCTCAACAGAAATTTTACACCAGCGTTGAACCTATGCTCGCAACCCTCGTTGATCAGCCTTTCGACAGTGACGAATGGATTTACGAGGTGAAATGGGACGGTTACCGCGCTGTAGCGTTCATGAATGAAGGCGAAGTGGAAATGAAATCGCGCAACGATAAGAGTTTCAATGAAAAGTTCTATCCGATTTACGACGAGCTTAAAAAGATGAATATTAACGCAATCCTCGATGGTGAAGTAGTGGTACTGGGAACTGAGGGCAAGGCTAACTTTGGCGCGTTACAAAACTGGCGCAGCGAATCGGATGGCGACCTCGTTTTTTATGTGTTCGATCTCCTGTGGTATGAAGGCAAAGATCTGAAGTCACTACCACTCACAACCCGCAAGCAGATTCTGGATGAAATTCTGCCTAAAAGTGAAACCGTAATGAAAAGTGAAGTTTTCGAAACTTCAGGCATTGAGTTTCTCGAAGCCGCCAAAAAGATGGATCTCGAAGGCATCATGGCCAAACGAAAAGACAGTCGCTACCACATAAAAAACCGCACAAAAGACTGGCTCAAGATTAAAGCCAACAAACGCCAGGAAGTCGTGATCGGCGGTTATACGCTCAACGATGATTCACGGAAACTCTTCAGCAGCCTTCTGGTAGGCGTTTACGAGGGTACGAAATTAGTTTATACGGGCAAAGTTGGGACAGGTTTTAATGCAAAATGCCAGCGCGAGATGATGGATATGTTCGCCCCGCTTGTTACTGATAAACCTCCGTTCGATAAAGAACCCGACGTCAACAAACCTTCACGTTTCCGTCCGGATCCACCTCACGCCACAGTCACATGGCTTAAACCCAAACTTCTTTGCGAAGTGAGTTTTACTGAATTGACGACCGACGGCATCATGCGGCATCCGTCATTCCAGGGAATGCGCACCGATAAAAGCGCCAAAACCGTAACACTCGAGACCGAGCAGCCCGTTGCAGAAATTGTAAAAGACGACACCATGATTATATCCACCCGAAAAAAAGCCGACCGTAAGACGCTTCTTAATCCCAAGGATAAAAGCCAGGTAAAAAAAGTGAATGGGCATGAGCTTAAATTCACCAACCTCGACAAGATTTTCTGGCCCGACGAAAAGCTCACAAAGCGCGACCTCATCAACTATTATTATCAGGTTGCGCCTTATATTTTACCTTACCTCAAAGGCCGTCCACAGAGTATGAACCGGTATCCGGACGGTATTGAAGGTGAAAGTTTCTATTTTAAAGATGTTACAGGCAAGGCGCCGGACTGGGCAGAAACGCTTGGCTATGTGAGTGAATCAGACGGTCGCGAAAGACGCTATCTGGTCGGCAAAGATGAAGCAACGTTACTCTTTATGGCCAACCTAGGCTGCATTGAAATGAATCCGTGGAACAGCACCATTAAAAAACCCGATCATCCGACATTCTGCATTATCGATCTCGATCCTGACGAGAATACTTTCGATCAGGTCATCGAAACTGCTCAGGTTACAAAACAGTTACTCGACAGCATGGGAGCGCCTTCCTACTGCAAGACGAGCGGCTCCACCGGGCTGCATATTTATATTCCGCTCGGGAACAAATATACCTACGAGCAGTCGAAAGAATTTGCAAGGGCGTTGGTAACACTTGTCCATCAGGAACTGCCTGAAATTACAAGTATCGAGCGCATCATAAAGAAGCGTAAAGGCAAGATGTATCTTGATTTCCTCCAGAACCGTCCGCACGCCACCATTGCCGCTGCCTATTCGGTAAGGCCTAAACCGGGCGCTACGGTATCGATGCCGCTGCATTGGGATGAGGTGAAAAAAGGTCTTAAAATGAAAGATTTTACGATGCAGAATGCACTCGAACGCATCAAAAGTGAAGGCGATATCTTCAAACCGGTTCTCGGCAAAGGCATTGATCTCGAAAAAGTGCTGCGTAAATTTGAAGAGAGCAGAAAATGA
- a CDS encoding putative RNA binding protein with S1 RNA-binding domain: MTATGFIQQSLQISDKSIHATLKLLGEDCTIPFISRYRKDATGNLDEVQIEQIAKLNTQFEELSKRKESILKSITEQDALTPELKQRIDSSFDLQELEDLYLPFKKRRKTKADTAKEKGLEPLAKIIMSQKANDLESLAAKYLNDDVAAEEEALQGARDIMAEWINENGYVRKNLRRLFQRKAMISSKVVKAKKEDEAAQKYSQYFEWEESLNRIPSHRLLAMLRAETEGFVKTKIEIDKDEAIDLIEQAVIKSRNECAEQISLAIKDSYKRLLEPAISNETLQEAKEKADAKAITIFSDNLRQLLLAPPLGEKRILAIDPGYRSGCKIVCLDEKGDLLHNETLYPHAPQNETGMAMKKIRSMVNAYNIQAISIGNGTASRETEFFIKKIAFDKPPQVFVVSEAGASVYSASKIARDEFPSFDVTVRGAISIGRRLSDPLAELVKIDAKSIGVGQYQHDVDQTQLKNELDSTVMSCVNSVGINLNTASKSLLSYVSGIGEKMAENIVNFRTENGAFEDRKQLKKVPRLGEKAFQQAAAFVRIANGKNPLDNSAVHPEAYPTVEKMAKDLGLKTVDLIANKEKIAAINAEKYVTETIGILGIKDILKELEKPGLDPRKAAKVFEFDPGVKSIKDLKTGMILPGIVNNITAFGCFVDLGIKESGLVHISQLKEGFVSDVNEVVKLHQHVQVRVTEVDEARKRVQLSMIL; encoded by the coding sequence ATGACCGCGACCGGTTTTATCCAGCAATCCCTTCAAATTTCCGATAAAAGTATTCACGCAACGCTTAAATTATTGGGTGAAGACTGCACCATTCCGTTTATTTCCCGCTACCGCAAAGATGCCACCGGAAACCTGGATGAAGTGCAGATTGAGCAGATTGCAAAACTTAATACTCAGTTTGAGGAACTCAGCAAAAGAAAGGAAAGCATTCTTAAATCCATTACGGAACAGGACGCGCTCACGCCGGAACTTAAGCAGCGGATTGATAGCAGTTTTGACCTTCAGGAACTCGAAGACCTTTACCTTCCCTTTAAAAAACGCCGCAAAACCAAAGCCGACACCGCGAAAGAAAAAGGCCTCGAGCCTCTAGCAAAGATCATCATGAGCCAGAAAGCAAATGACCTAGAGTCTTTGGCCGCGAAGTATCTGAATGATGACGTTGCTGCCGAAGAGGAAGCGCTTCAGGGCGCACGCGATATTATGGCTGAATGGATCAATGAAAATGGCTATGTGAGGAAAAACCTCAGACGGCTCTTTCAACGAAAGGCCATGATCAGCTCCAAAGTGGTAAAAGCCAAAAAAGAGGATGAAGCCGCACAGAAATACTCCCAGTATTTTGAGTGGGAAGAAAGCCTCAACAGGATTCCGTCGCACCGCCTTCTTGCCATGCTAAGAGCCGAGACCGAAGGTTTTGTGAAAACCAAAATAGAAATTGATAAAGACGAAGCCATTGACCTCATCGAACAGGCCGTCATTAAATCAAGGAATGAATGCGCAGAGCAGATTTCACTCGCCATTAAAGACAGCTACAAAAGGCTGCTCGAACCCGCGATCTCCAACGAAACGCTGCAAGAAGCCAAAGAGAAAGCCGATGCAAAAGCCATCACCATCTTTTCCGACAATCTCAGACAGTTGCTTCTGGCACCACCGTTGGGCGAAAAAAGGATTCTGGCGATAGATCCGGGCTACCGCAGCGGCTGCAAAATAGTGTGCTTAGACGAAAAAGGCGATCTGCTGCACAACGAAACCCTTTACCCGCACGCGCCACAAAACGAAACCGGAATGGCGATGAAGAAAATAAGGTCGATGGTGAATGCGTACAACATTCAGGCGATCTCGATCGGAAACGGTACCGCCAGCCGCGAAACTGAATTTTTCATCAAAAAAATTGCGTTCGATAAACCGCCTCAGGTTTTTGTGGTGTCAGAAGCCGGCGCCTCAGTATATTCCGCAAGCAAGATTGCAAGAGATGAATTCCCCTCGTTTGATGTCACGGTCCGCGGGGCCATTTCAATTGGGAGACGGCTTTCTGATCCGTTAGCCGAGCTCGTGAAGATCGATGCGAAATCCATCGGTGTTGGACAGTATCAGCATGACGTAGACCAGACCCAGTTGAAAAACGAACTCGACTCCACCGTGATGAGCTGTGTGAATTCGGTGGGCATTAACCTCAACACGGCCAGTAAATCCCTGCTGAGTTATGTTTCGGGCATTGGCGAGAAAATGGCAGAAAACATCGTGAATTTCCGTACCGAAAACGGCGCATTTGAGGACCGCAAACAGCTCAAAAAAGTGCCGAGACTCGGTGAAAAAGCCTTCCAGCAGGCAGCGGCTTTTGTAAGGATTGCGAACGGCAAAAATCCGCTGGATAATTCTGCCGTTCATCCCGAAGCCTATCCGACTGTTGAGAAAATGGCCAAAGACCTCGGACTTAAAACCGTTGACCTCATCGCAAACAAAGAAAAAATCGCGGCAATCAATGCTGAAAAATATGTCACTGAAACCATCGGGATTTTGGGCATCAAAGATATCCTTAAAGAACTTGAAAAACCCGGCCTCGATCCGCGCAAAGCCGCCAAAGTCTTTGAGTTTGATCCTGGCGTTAAAAGCATTAAAGACCTCAAAACCGGAATGATTCTGCCCGGAATCGTGAATAACATTACAGCATTTGGCTGTTTTGTGGACCTTGGTATTAAAGAAAGCGGACTCGTGCACATCTCCCAACTTAAAGAAGGTTTTGTATCGGACGTAAATGAAGTGGTGAAACTCCACCAGCATGTTCAGGTAAGAGTGACGGAAGTGGATGAGGCGCGGAAAAGAGTGCAGCTGAGTATGATTCTGTAA
- a CDS encoding two-component system sensor histidine kinase: MEKYSDLKLFFWLGTATMALLAVAVILLALFYQRRLYKLKKSETFLRMRAILNKEKEERARISSELHDTVIGNLVSISIYFGMLKNRLKDPEVLGVISEIDEELKDTKQLIRQITYNLMPPLLYNSGFIASVEDFLRKSSTRYGFVYELHHFGFIEFSKQSSYDVLLILREFITNSCVHGGSKNIKITLSTTKNHNIITYTDNGKKYDFYRKIQSSTGYGLKNILSRVENLNGNLHQRESATQNEFVMFVKDAD; this comes from the coding sequence CAACAATGGCTTTGTTGGCTGTTGCCGTTATCCTGCTTGCCTTATTTTACCAGCGCAGGCTGTATAAATTGAAGAAAAGCGAGACCTTCCTGCGGATGAGGGCTATCCTGAATAAAGAAAAAGAAGAACGGGCCAGAATTTCATCAGAACTGCACGACACCGTGATTGGAAATTTGGTATCCATCAGTATTTACTTCGGCATGTTAAAAAACCGGCTTAAAGATCCTGAGGTTTTGGGAGTGATCAGTGAGATTGACGAGGAATTAAAGGATACAAAACAGCTGATAAGACAGATTACCTATAACCTGATGCCTCCGCTTTTGTACAATAGCGGTTTTATTGCCTCCGTAGAAGATTTCCTGCGCAAAAGCAGTACGCGGTACGGGTTTGTTTACGAACTGCATCACTTCGGGTTTATTGAGTTTTCTAAGCAGTCTTCTTACGACGTTCTTCTTATTCTGCGCGAATTTATCACAAACAGCTGCGTACACGGTGGCTCGAAGAATATTAAGATAACACTCAGTACTACGAAAAACCATAACATCATTACGTACACAGACAACGGCAAAAAGTATGATTTCTACAGGAAAATACAAAGCTCCACAGGTTACGGATTAAAAAATATTCTGTCGCGTGTTGAGAATCTTAACGGAAATCTGCATCAGCGCGAGTCGGCCACACAGAACGAATTTGTGATGTTTGTAAAAGATGCTGACTAA